The genomic region ATGCTAAAGAAGTGTTAGCAAAAAACGAAGCTTTGCAAAAGCAGCTAAACGGCTAACATCTTCTTATTCATTATGACAGCTGATGTATTTCAGATCGCCGTGAGTGCTATGCACGGCGGCGGTGTCGTGGCTTATCCTACTGAAGCAGTTTGGGGACTTGGTTGTGACCCCTGGCAGCAGCCAGCAGTAGAGGAAATCCTTAAGCTGAAACAGCGCCCTATGGAAAAAGGGTTGATTATGGTTGCAGCTGATATAAGTCAGATTGAGCCATTAATTAAGGCTGTGACAGCCGAACAATTGACACAGCTTAAAACAAGTTGGCCTGGCCCTGTCACCTGGCTAATGCCTGATCCAGAGAACTGGGTGCCCCAATGGGTTAAAGGGGAACACAGCGCTGTTGCAATACGGGTAAGTGATCACCCTATTGTAACGAAGCTTTGTCGATTGATAGGAAAGCCAATTATCTCCACTTCAGCTAATTTAGCTGGTGAGCCAGAACTAAAGACTGAGCAGGCAGTTAGGCAACAGTTTGGTGATAAGCTGGATGCAGTTGTTTCTGGAGAGCTGGGTAATCAGACTAAGCCATCGCAGATTAGGGATCTGATGACTAACCAAATATTACGATAATACCCTTCGCGAATGAATCTTAGGCTTTGTTATCGTCGCTCTTCACCCCAGTCATTTATTACACATAAACTCCTGGGGCTTTATCGCTTGATGGCCTCGCCTAAAATGTCCTTCGCTGTGGGTAACTTTATTCTTGATGGTCATCTCTCCTTCCGATTAAATATACTTCTTGTAAGAATTCCTCAATATTGGATGCGATTGTGACTCAGCCAGATATTCAAGCCGTTAAAAATTACCTTCTTAACTTACAAGACAATATTTGTCGTGTATTAGAGCAGGAAGATGGTGAAGCGAAATTTCAGCAGGATGAATGGCAAAGAGAAGGAGGAGGCGGTGGCCGTACTCGGGTGATTAGCAATGGCGCTGTCATCGAAAAGGGGGGCGTTAACTTTTCTCATGTATTTGGTGCAGGCCTGCCTGCATCAGCAACTGCTGCAAGGCCAGAATTAGCGGGACGTAGCTTTCAGGCATTGGGGGTGTCGTTAGTTATTCATCCTCATAACCCTTTTGTGCCGACTTCTCATGCTAATGTTCGCTTCTTTATGGCGGAAAAACCTGGTGCCGATCCGGTGTGGTGGTTTGGTGGGGGGTATGATTTAACGCCATACTATGGTTTTGAAGAAGACTGTAAACATTGGCATCAAACGGCCAAAGAAGCCTGTGAGCCTTTTGGCAATGATGTTTATCCTCACTATAAAAAATGGTGTGATGACTACTTTTTCTTAAAACATCGTAATGAACCAAGAGGTGTTGGTGGGTTATTTTTCGATGATTTAAATGAGTGGGGGTTTGCAAAAAGCTTTCAGTTCATGCAAAGCGTAGGTGATAGCTATATTAAGGCTTATCAGCCAATTGTAACAAAGCGTAAAAATCAGCCTTACAACGAACAACAAAAAGCTTTTCAGGAGTACCGTCGTGGTCGATATGTAGAATTTAATTTGGTATACGACAGAGGAACGCTATTTGGTTTGCAGTCTGGTGGTAGAACAGAGTCGATTTTAATGTCGTTGCCA from Spartinivicinus poritis harbors:
- a CDS encoding L-threonylcarbamoyladenylate synthase, with translation MTADVFQIAVSAMHGGGVVAYPTEAVWGLGCDPWQQPAVEEILKLKQRPMEKGLIMVAADISQIEPLIKAVTAEQLTQLKTSWPGPVTWLMPDPENWVPQWVKGEHSAVAIRVSDHPIVTKLCRLIGKPIISTSANLAGEPELKTEQAVRQQFGDKLDAVVSGELGNQTKPSQIRDLMTNQILR
- the hemF gene encoding oxygen-dependent coproporphyrinogen oxidase yields the protein MTQPDIQAVKNYLLNLQDNICRVLEQEDGEAKFQQDEWQREGGGGGRTRVISNGAVIEKGGVNFSHVFGAGLPASATAARPELAGRSFQALGVSLVIHPHNPFVPTSHANVRFFMAEKPGADPVWWFGGGYDLTPYYGFEEDCKHWHQTAKEACEPFGNDVYPHYKKWCDDYFFLKHRNEPRGVGGLFFDDLNEWGFAKSFQFMQSVGDSYIKAYQPIVTKRKNQPYNEQQKAFQEYRRGRYVEFNLVYDRGTLFGLQSGGRTESILMSLPPKVRWEYNWQPQQESLEAELYEKFLIHKEWV